From one Streptomyces mobaraensis genomic stretch:
- a CDS encoding NAD(P)/FAD-dependent oxidoreductase — MTTTVTTAGARTADVAVVGAGVIGLATAERLAARGHSVIVIDDRGVAGGVTGASGGLVRALDPSFADSDSDSDSDSVSVSSGSGSSGADSSGSGSSAARDWAAEGLGRYLRRGGHGRWPAVREHGSLTLFAADAAGRAAAGAERVQAAGFPVEVLDAREIAAAFPGLAPPEGMVGVHEPRAGWLPARAVAEAMLRDADTVTVLRARALEIVTARSRVTGVRTTDGFVAAGAVLLAAGVGSTALARTAGVELPLRTRSVSFCVFAPRVPVPGVLPAVLDTTTGGWLRRWDDGSAVLAGVPSRECDVPPLITQGVPDTEVKRVREVARYRCPALGDADVVGGVTAFDALAPEGGGAVTVWPDPRGLVTAVGWNGGGFKKAPAVGRYAAERIGEVIA; from the coding sequence GTGACGACCACCGTCACCACCGCCGGTGCCAGGACCGCCGACGTCGCCGTGGTCGGCGCCGGCGTCATCGGCCTCGCCACCGCCGAACGCCTCGCCGCCCGCGGCCACTCCGTGATCGTCATCGACGACCGCGGCGTGGCGGGCGGCGTCACCGGGGCGTCCGGCGGGCTGGTCCGGGCGCTCGACCCGTCCTTCGCCGACTCGGACTCGGACTCGGACTCCGATTCCGTCTCCGTTTCCTCCGGCTCCGGTTCCTCCGGCGCCGATTCCTCCGGCTCCGGTTCCTCCGCCGCCCGGGACTGGGCGGCGGAGGGGCTCGGACGCTACCTGCGGCGCGGCGGCCACGGCCGCTGGCCGGCCGTCCGGGAGCACGGCAGTCTCACCCTGTTCGCCGCGGACGCCGCCGGGCGGGCCGCGGCGGGCGCCGAACGGGTACAGGCCGCCGGTTTCCCGGTCGAGGTCCTCGACGCGCGGGAGATCGCCGCGGCCTTCCCCGGCCTGGCCCCGCCCGAGGGGATGGTCGGCGTCCACGAACCCCGCGCCGGCTGGCTGCCGGCGCGGGCCGTGGCCGAGGCGATGCTCCGGGACGCGGACACGGTCACCGTGCTCCGCGCCCGGGCGCTGGAGATCGTCACCGCGCGTTCCCGGGTGACCGGCGTCCGGACCACCGACGGCTTCGTCGCGGCCGGGGCCGTGCTGCTGGCCGCGGGGGTCGGCAGCACCGCCCTGGCCCGCACGGCGGGCGTCGAACTCCCGCTGCGCACCCGGTCGGTGAGCTTCTGCGTCTTCGCACCGCGCGTCCCCGTCCCGGGCGTCCTGCCGGCCGTCCTCGACACCACGACCGGCGGCTGGCTGCGCCGCTGGGACGACGGCTCCGCCGTGCTGGCGGGGGTGCCGTCCCGGGAGTGCGACGTACCGCCGCTGATCACCCAGGGCGTACCGGACACGGAGGTGAAGCGCGTCCGCGAGGTCGCGCGGTACCGCTGCCCGGCGCTCGGCGACGCGGACGTCGTCGGCGGGGTCACCGCCTTCGACGCGCTCGCGCCGGAGGGCGGGGGCGCGGTGACCGTCTGGCCGGACCCACGGGGGCTGGTCACGGCCGTCGGCTGGAACGGCGGCGGCTTCAAGAAGGCGCCCGCGGTCGGGCGGTACGCGGCGGAGCGGATCGGGGAGGTGATCGCGTGA
- a CDS encoding class I tRNA ligase family protein translates to MAERTDSAVRRVNVSFSPPTPNGDLHLGHLAGPVLGSDVCARSQKILGNDVVYACSTDDNQTYVVTTAQRVGVTPEELIRQALDSTRRSLELAGVEVDLYERPDEQYTAFVRDFFTHLWKHGAFDRREVHLPYDAEADEYRAEAFVTGRCPTCLAHARAGVCEACGLYNLPGALLASDTETALPTRPVSIWVLDLERYRSLLTHWYQVSDVPLRPDLRKVVDLTLAGRLPYIPITYPSTWGIQVDWDGPDAPPQAINAWPEIYVGHLYWPQRVRERRRAGCDEFVQFIGIDNGFYNAFVYVALKLLAVRHGLPVELPVTRTLTNQYYLLEGRKFSTSKGDVLWAGEYLEKAGRDRARFVLALTSPELQQSEFTEQVAEGTLSARFDTPLATIARTLGEKLAGRRVDAPPSAWWAAAIEASRRRFEAAYTLETFSIRKAAEALALHLEVLALRAGQVRADDASDVSGALLFLWTLRTLAWPVTPDLAGAVATAFGADATGTPLLRDAAEPPAGEFRALSV, encoded by the coding sequence GTGGCTGAGCGAACGGACAGCGCCGTGCGCCGCGTCAACGTCAGCTTCTCCCCGCCCACGCCCAACGGGGACTTACACCTCGGCCACCTCGCCGGCCCGGTGCTCGGCAGCGACGTCTGCGCACGGTCCCAGAAGATCCTGGGCAACGACGTGGTGTACGCGTGCAGCACCGACGACAACCAGACCTACGTGGTCACCACCGCCCAACGGGTGGGCGTGACCCCGGAAGAGCTGATCCGGCAGGCCCTGGACAGCACCCGCCGCTCCCTGGAACTCGCGGGCGTCGAGGTCGACCTCTACGAACGGCCCGACGAGCAGTACACCGCGTTCGTCCGGGACTTCTTCACCCACCTGTGGAAGCACGGCGCCTTCGACCGGCGCGAGGTGCACCTCCCGTACGACGCCGAGGCGGACGAGTACCGCGCCGAGGCGTTCGTCACCGGCCGCTGCCCGACCTGCCTGGCCCACGCCCGGGCGGGCGTCTGCGAGGCCTGCGGCCTGTACAACCTGCCGGGCGCCCTGCTGGCGAGCGACACCGAGACCGCGCTGCCGACCCGCCCGGTCTCCATCTGGGTCCTCGACCTGGAGCGCTACCGCTCCCTCCTGACCCACTGGTACCAGGTCTCCGACGTCCCGCTCCGGCCCGACCTCCGGAAGGTCGTCGACCTGACGCTCGCCGGACGGCTGCCGTACATCCCCATCACGTACCCCTCCACGTGGGGCATCCAGGTCGACTGGGACGGGCCCGACGCGCCCCCGCAGGCGATCAACGCCTGGCCGGAGATCTACGTCGGCCACCTCTACTGGCCGCAGCGCGTCCGCGAGCGCCGCCGGGCCGGCTGCGACGAGTTCGTCCAGTTCATCGGGATCGACAACGGCTTCTACAACGCCTTCGTCTACGTCGCGCTGAAGCTGCTGGCGGTTCGTCACGGGCTGCCCGTCGAGCTCCCCGTCACCCGCACGCTCACCAACCAGTACTACCTGCTGGAGGGCCGCAAGTTCTCCACCAGCAAGGGCGACGTGCTGTGGGCGGGCGAGTACCTGGAGAAGGCCGGCCGGGACCGCGCGCGCTTCGTCCTCGCGCTGACCAGCCCGGAGCTCCAGCAGTCCGAGTTCACCGAGCAGGTGGCCGAGGGCACGCTCAGCGCCCGCTTCGACACCCCGCTCGCCACCATCGCGCGGACGCTCGGCGAGAAGCTGGCCGGCCGGCGCGTCGACGCCCCGCCGTCCGCCTGGTGGGCCGCCGCCATCGAGGCGTCGCGGCGGCGGTTCGAGGCCGCGTACACCCTGGAGACCTTCAGTATCCGCAAGGCCGCCGAGGCGCTCGCCCTCCACCTGGAGGTCCTCGCCCTGCGGGCCGGGCAGGTCCGGGCCGACGACGCGAGCGACGTCTCCGGCGCCCTGCTGTTCCTGTGGACGCTGCGCACGCTCGCCTGGCCGGTCACCCCCGACCTCGCCGGGGCCGTGGCCACGGCGTTCGGCGCCGACGCCACCGGCACCCCGCTGCTGCGGGACGCCGCCGAGCCGCCGGCCGGGGAGTTCCGCGCGCTGTCCGTGTGA
- a CDS encoding helix-turn-helix domain-containing protein — protein sequence MASVALAVTDGMPLLELAAACAIFGTDRPDLVDSWYDFTVCAPAGAQVGGWLHADTPHGLDELATADTVIVPACQDVDQPQPADLIEAVRAAHDAGARVASICTGAFTLAAAGLLDGRRATTHWLHADALARRYPKVEVDPRVLYIDEGSVLTSAGRAAGIDLCLHMVRTDHGTAIANGVARRLVVAPHRSGGQAQFITAPVPPENGNSLTDVLAWALEELHRPLTVTDLARRAHMSPRNLGRHFAAVTGTTPLQWLLTQRLHRAQEFLERTDDSVDRIAARVGMGSGATLRRHFNRAFGVPPDTYRRMFRVDGRGERAAAEEATATPLAS from the coding sequence ATGGCTTCTGTCGCGCTGGCCGTCACCGACGGCATGCCGTTACTGGAACTCGCCGCCGCCTGCGCCATCTTCGGGACGGACCGACCGGACCTCGTCGACTCCTGGTACGACTTCACCGTCTGCGCCCCGGCGGGCGCGCAGGTCGGGGGCTGGCTGCACGCCGACACCCCGCACGGGCTCGACGAACTGGCCACGGCCGACACCGTCATCGTCCCGGCCTGCCAGGACGTCGACCAGCCGCAGCCCGCCGACCTGATCGAGGCCGTCCGGGCCGCGCACGACGCGGGCGCCCGGGTGGCGTCCATCTGCACCGGAGCGTTCACCCTGGCCGCCGCCGGGCTGCTCGACGGGCGGCGCGCCACCACGCACTGGCTGCACGCCGACGCGCTGGCGCGGCGCTATCCGAAGGTCGAGGTCGACCCGCGAGTGCTCTACATCGACGAGGGCTCGGTCCTCACCTCGGCCGGCCGGGCCGCCGGCATCGACCTCTGCCTGCACATGGTCCGCACCGACCACGGCACCGCCATCGCCAACGGCGTGGCCCGCCGGCTCGTCGTCGCGCCGCACCGCTCCGGCGGACAGGCGCAGTTCATCACCGCCCCCGTACCGCCGGAGAACGGCAACAGCCTCACCGACGTACTGGCCTGGGCGCTGGAGGAGCTGCACCGGCCGCTGACCGTCACCGACCTGGCCCGCAGGGCCCATATGAGCCCGCGCAACCTCGGCCGGCACTTCGCCGCCGTCACCGGGACCACGCCCCTCCAGTGGCTGCTGACCCAACGGCTGCACCGGGCACAGGAGTTCCTGGAGCGCACCGACGACAGCGTCGACCGGATCGCCGCGCGGGTCGGGATGGGCAGCGGGGCGACGCTGCGCCGGCACTTCAACCGCGCGTTCGGCGTGCCGCCGGACACCTACCGGCGCATGTTCCGCGTGGACGGGCGCGGGGAGCGGGCCGCGGCGGAGGAGGCCACCGCGACTCCACTGGCCTCCTAA
- a CDS encoding cupin domain-containing protein: MYVRTTAEDGYVRKNNIDVRQLYPWDGVVVPPWNSTLCSVHPHESSTKHQHATDETFIFTGGSGTVRVGDEQRDVTVGDVIYIPNGNDHVVTNTSDDTLLTFVSIYWPQPTAQPTTEPQAQAQTQTQEPARG; this comes from the coding sequence ATGTATGTACGCACCACGGCCGAGGACGGCTATGTGCGCAAGAACAACATCGACGTCCGCCAGCTCTACCCGTGGGACGGCGTCGTCGTGCCGCCGTGGAACAGCACCCTGTGCAGTGTCCACCCGCACGAGTCGAGCACCAAGCACCAGCACGCCACGGACGAGACGTTCATCTTCACGGGCGGCTCCGGCACGGTCCGGGTGGGCGACGAGCAGCGGGACGTGACCGTGGGGGACGTCATCTACATCCCCAACGGCAACGACCACGTCGTCACCAACACCAGTGACGACACCCTGCTGACCTTCGTCAGCATCTACTGGCCGCAGCCCACCGCGCAGCCCACCACCGAACCGCAGGCCCAGGCCCAGACACAGACCCAGGAGCCGGCCCGTGGCTGA
- a CDS encoding MFS transporter, producing the protein MTKHALTNRAAPAAVSGPSAGIGGRAWLRAGVAVAAVGWGANQFAPLLLLYRSELGLSAATVQATFGLYAIGLVPGLLLGGPVSDRYGRRRLMLPALFVSVLASLLLIAGGSREELLFAGRLVSGIASGAAFSSGTVWIKELSLAGSTREANPGPRRATITMTTGFAVGPLVAGLLAQWAPSPMTVAYLPHLALALLSIPLVWGAPETCGGSREGSVWRQVRVPAVREPRFRNVVAPLAPWVFGSASVALAYLPGLVKDRVGGNALVFGAVVTALTGFAGILVQPLARRMDDPRRPRLIASSMAIVVAGLLVSAAAAETLQPALVVLAALVLGAGYGCCQVCGLLEVQRMAGPKDLAGLTAVYQALSYIGFAAPFILAALQDSVRASVLLSCAAGLALLTLAYVTLRAARGGGPAAAAVGAGAGAGDSTAAGAAPITAGAVASVPVTGAPVGSAPVAPQPEDSPA; encoded by the coding sequence ATGACCAAGCATGCGTTGACCAATCGCGCGGCCCCGGCGGCGGTGTCCGGGCCGTCCGCCGGCATCGGCGGCCGGGCGTGGCTGCGGGCCGGCGTCGCGGTCGCGGCGGTGGGCTGGGGAGCCAACCAGTTCGCGCCGCTGCTGCTGCTCTACCGCTCGGAGTTGGGCCTGTCGGCCGCCACGGTGCAGGCCACGTTCGGGCTGTACGCCATCGGCCTGGTCCCGGGGCTGCTGCTCGGCGGTCCCGTCTCGGACCGGTACGGCCGCCGCCGGCTGATGCTGCCCGCGCTGTTCGTCTCGGTGCTGGCGAGCCTGCTGCTGATCGCGGGCGGCTCGCGGGAGGAGCTGCTGTTCGCCGGCCGGCTGGTCTCCGGCATCGCCAGTGGCGCCGCGTTCAGCTCCGGCACCGTCTGGATCAAGGAGTTGTCCCTCGCGGGCTCCACCCGGGAGGCCAACCCGGGCCCGCGCCGGGCGACGATCACCATGACCACCGGCTTCGCCGTGGGCCCCCTGGTGGCCGGCCTGCTCGCCCAGTGGGCGCCGTCCCCCATGACCGTCGCCTACCTGCCGCACCTGGCCCTGGCCCTGCTCTCCATCCCGCTGGTCTGGGGCGCGCCCGAGACCTGCGGCGGCTCGCGGGAGGGCAGTGTCTGGCGGCAGGTGCGGGTGCCCGCCGTGCGCGAGCCGAGGTTCCGTAACGTCGTCGCGCCGCTGGCCCCCTGGGTGTTCGGCTCCGCGTCGGTCGCCCTGGCCTATCTGCCCGGCCTGGTGAAGGACCGCGTCGGCGGCAACGCCCTCGTCTTCGGCGCCGTCGTCACCGCCCTGACCGGCTTCGCGGGCATCCTGGTGCAGCCGCTGGCACGCCGGATGGACGATCCGCGGCGACCGCGGCTGATCGCGTCGTCGATGGCGATCGTGGTGGCCGGCCTGCTGGTCTCGGCCGCCGCCGCGGAGACGCTCCAGCCGGCGCTCGTGGTGCTGGCGGCACTGGTGCTCGGCGCGGGATACGGGTGCTGCCAGGTGTGCGGGCTGCTGGAGGTGCAGCGGATGGCCGGTCCGAAGGACCTGGCCGGGCTGACCGCCGTGTACCAGGCACTCTCGTACATCGGATTCGCCGCGCCGTTCATCCTGGCGGCGCTGCAGGACTCCGTCCGGGCGAGCGTACTGCTGAGCTGCGCGGCCGGGTTGGCGCTGCTCACCCTGGCGTACGTCACGCTGCGGGCGGCGCGTGGGGGTGGCCCGGCGGCGGCGGCCGTGGGCGCGGGCGCGGGCGCGGGCGATTCAACGGCCGCTGGAGCAGCGCCGATTACGGCGGGGGCCGTCGCATCGGTGCCCGTCACGGGCGCCCCGGTCGGCTCTGCGCCCGTCGCGCCGCAGCCGGAGGACAGTCCGGCCTGA
- a CDS encoding GNAT family N-acetyltransferase produces MTPVTTPTVDRSGRWIVIDVIPKLRRYRMVDIGKLAPSDREAWEGLFRAYIDFYERDEPQEMYDTAWAAFQEDTTLHALGARVDGRLVGFTHFFIHPNTSGPQVCYLQDLFTDPSARRQGVGEALIAAVVDWAKERGCSRVYWSTHETNTTARGLYDRVADYKGFIRYQIELPR; encoded by the coding sequence ATGACGCCGGTCACAACCCCTACCGTGGACCGGTCCGGCCGTTGGATCGTGATCGACGTCATTCCGAAGCTCCGGAGGTATCGCATGGTGGACATCGGCAAGCTCGCGCCGTCCGACAGAGAGGCATGGGAGGGCCTGTTCCGGGCGTACATCGACTTCTACGAGCGCGACGAGCCGCAGGAGATGTACGACACGGCCTGGGCGGCCTTCCAGGAGGACACGACGCTGCACGCGCTCGGCGCGCGGGTGGACGGCCGGCTCGTGGGCTTCACGCACTTCTTCATCCACCCCAACACCTCGGGCCCGCAGGTCTGCTACCTCCAGGACCTGTTCACCGACCCGTCCGCGCGCCGGCAGGGCGTGGGCGAGGCGCTGATCGCCGCCGTCGTCGACTGGGCGAAGGAGCGCGGGTGTTCGCGCGTGTACTGGAGCACCCACGAGACGAACACCACGGCGCGCGGGCTGTACGACCGCGTGGCCGACTACAAGGGGTTCATCCGCTACCAGATCGAACTGCCGCGCTGA
- a CDS encoding SidA/IucD/PvdA family monooxygenase translates to MTEHEIHSVLGIGFGPANLSLAVTMEELGYTGRSRFVERAADFQWQDEQLIDGADIQNNPFRDLTMPRNTGSAYTFVNYLASQGRLTDYLHLNAKFPLRREYAGYLRWVADSFRDAVDYGRSATRLTVADTADGEVFRLETDDGRQYLGETVVIGTGRSPRIPPVFRRRLGPTVFHATRYLSSLRRLRGRALRVAVVGGSQSAIEIVLDLLGRDDVAQVVSVQRGIGFRLKDTSPYSRRVFLPEFIDYFYPLPAETKRRIRAELRSINYAACDQDVIDRLATVQHEYELKGSDRLRLMPFSEVSEVAPHGDGGVHRLVVRDVNTDTRGVYDADVVVLATGFRDFGLGPDDEPYHPLLADVADRLALTEEGIPAVARDYSVPVARSSSRHSYGSRPLRLYLNGLCEASHGMGDAGALAVLSARSTDIVESLMLEPDALVPDHLVTDRLGTGGLGTDGPVTDGLVTDRLVPDEALR, encoded by the coding sequence ATGACGGAGCACGAGATCCATTCGGTGCTGGGCATCGGTTTCGGCCCGGCCAACCTGTCCCTCGCCGTGACCATGGAGGAACTCGGCTACACCGGCCGGTCCCGGTTCGTCGAGCGGGCCGCGGACTTCCAGTGGCAGGACGAGCAGCTCATCGACGGCGCGGACATCCAGAACAATCCGTTCCGCGACCTGACCATGCCGCGCAACACCGGTAGCGCCTACACCTTCGTCAACTACCTCGCCTCGCAGGGGCGGTTGACGGACTACCTGCACCTGAACGCCAAGTTCCCGCTGCGCCGCGAGTACGCCGGCTACCTGCGCTGGGTCGCCGACTCCTTCCGCGACGCGGTCGACTACGGGCGGTCGGCGACCCGGCTGACCGTCGCGGACACCGCGGACGGCGAGGTGTTCCGGCTGGAGACCGACGACGGCCGGCAGTACCTGGGCGAGACGGTCGTCATCGGCACCGGCCGCTCACCGCGCATCCCCCCGGTGTTCCGCCGCCGCCTGGGGCCGACGGTCTTCCACGCCACCCGCTACCTGAGTTCGCTGCGCCGGCTGCGCGGGCGGGCCCTGCGGGTCGCGGTCGTCGGCGGCAGCCAGAGCGCCATCGAGATCGTCCTCGACCTGCTCGGCCGGGACGACGTCGCGCAGGTGGTGTCCGTCCAGCGGGGCATCGGCTTCCGGTTGAAGGACACCAGCCCGTACAGCCGCCGCGTCTTCCTGCCGGAGTTCATCGACTACTTCTATCCGCTCCCCGCCGAGACCAAGCGGCGGATCCGCGCGGAGCTGCGGTCGATCAACTACGCGGCGTGCGACCAGGACGTCATCGACCGGCTGGCGACCGTCCAGCACGAGTACGAGCTGAAGGGCTCCGACCGGCTGCGGCTGATGCCGTTCTCCGAGGTGTCCGAGGTGGCCCCGCACGGGGACGGCGGCGTGCACCGGCTCGTCGTCCGCGACGTCAACACCGACACGCGCGGCGTCTACGACGCCGACGTCGTCGTCCTCGCCACGGGCTTCCGGGACTTCGGCCTCGGACCCGACGACGAGCCCTACCACCCGCTGCTGGCGGACGTGGCCGACCGGCTCGCGCTGACCGAGGAGGGCATCCCCGCCGTGGCCCGCGACTACTCGGTCCCGGTCGCACGGAGCTCCTCACGGCACTCCTACGGCTCGCGCCCGCTGCGCCTGTACCTCAACGGGCTGTGCGAGGCGAGCCACGGCATGGGCGACGCGGGCGCGCTGGCGGTGCTGTCCGCCCGGTCCACGGACATCGTGGAGTCGCTGATGCTGGAGCCGGACGCTCTTGTTCCGGACCACCTCGTGACGGACCGCCTCGGAACGGGCGGCCTTGGAACGGACGGCCCCGTGACGGACGGCCTCGTGACGGACCGCCTCGTACCGGACGAGGCCCTCCGGTGA
- the panD gene encoding aspartate 1-decarboxylase — MLRTFMRSKIHRATITDSNLNYVGSITISPELLDAADIGVHELVHVVNINNGARFETYTILGAPGANEVIVNGAAARLVQPADKVIIIAYGQLTDEEVAEHKPRVVHVDESNKILETVTA; from the coding sequence ATGCTGCGCACCTTCATGCGTTCGAAGATCCACCGCGCCACCATCACCGACAGCAACCTCAACTACGTCGGCTCCATCACCATCTCGCCGGAGCTGCTCGACGCCGCCGACATCGGCGTCCACGAGCTCGTCCACGTCGTCAACATCAACAACGGCGCGCGCTTCGAGACGTACACGATCCTTGGCGCCCCGGGCGCCAACGAGGTCATCGTCAACGGCGCCGCCGCCCGCCTGGTGCAGCCCGCCGACAAGGTGATCATCATCGCCTACGGCCAGCTCACCGACGAAGAGGTGGCCGAGCACAAGCCGCGCGTCGTGCACGTGGACGAGAGCAACAAGATCCTCGAAACGGTCACGGCGTGA